Proteins encoded in a region of the Planococcus citri chromosome 1, ihPlaCitr1.1, whole genome shotgun sequence genome:
- the LOC135832363 gene encoding uncharacterized protein LOC135832363, protein MASFENDLYATCRQSHIHPIINSSPENLKKTFSAEDLDTRVFVIRNDQEDTLTIKKQNVRCPIAEIIEISVSALDLPASLSRNIMESEIQRVELYIREYLLEIFTADRLSPCKRCLIPKETPNIRDLPSLIAVEVEGLTEFLFEQMETLSRPISPAPPTPVQRPKLSTMIRRAFSENDLILPPAVFSFVHVEEQSKPIATNSSETTIDLTKGEEIINVSDGGSDDVFEENIDILNQTNRHLSTSSFDNAARTSHSTEFENLSVSLTRLPAPLKSALKSPDEGLPPAKKLSYTEEDSTGEKKTVGFRFPEPKTYQLQQPKPSEADPSVDSILATLRQNSLMADLNLRDLIPPQNRPSILPIGENDSSSTSTSTDVTATTLSSTFAPSATATQSTDAMQVDNVTDNNAEKSVPPAPLADENEPAAQAAAAAVPVAPVVLPPPQPAYVTAKFPRLNYAEIDGIQTFCPELIDDDEILECRLQPYVPEEWPNTYQPYVFQWDPTDRDFEHLAIDLWEALIRGTYVHYKIVVPRFEYYDKRQSFEWPRIDIEAVTWRNHLNLVRSTYRDEVYPREHVFRPRWSYQNQTNMKHLVTVLGKIANDYVEIIIDPTLQVSLINTAALEFFDKNVSFDFEFLRHPKVIYVPWKDEFRLVVRRKVNVPLKLTPGIDRNKNDVHWFPCYVANFKTTKKVEAHHGTVILGVRDIGPLIKSYDPVAVSINLRGPPGIPYSRTVRCKEKVPRVRMIGLLRSLRAMDRFKVRDNFYPVEEYLIKKTSKK, encoded by the exons ATGGCTTCCTTTGAG AATGATTTGTACGCGACCTGTCGCCAGAGCCATATACATCCGATCATTAACTCGAGTCCTGAGAATTTAaagaaaacgttctcagctgAAGATCTTGACACTCGAGTATTTGTAATACGAAACGATCAGGAAGACACCCTTactatcaaaaaacaaaacgtcCGATGTCCGATCGCCGAGATCATCGAGATTTCCGTTTCAGCACTCGATCTACCTGCGTCTTTGTCTCGAAACATAATGGAATCGGAGATTCAGCGAGTGGAATTATATATCCGCGAATATCTCCTAGAGATTTTCACCGCTGACCGCCTATCTCCTTGCAAGAGGTGCCTCATTCCGAAGGAGACGCCGAATATACGTGATTTACCATCTCTTATCGCCGTCGAGGTAGAAGGTCTAACAGAGTTCTTATTTGAGCAAATGGAGACTCTCTCTCGACCGATATCGCCCGCTCCTCCGACTCCAGTTCAACGACCGAAATTAAGTACGATGATTCGTCGAGCGTTTTCAGAAAACGATCTGATTCTTCCTCCCGCTGTTTTCTCGTTTGTGCACGTCGAAGAACAATCCAAACCAATCGCAACAAACTCGAGTGAAACAACGATCGATCTAACTAAAGGAGAAGAAATCATCAACGTTTCCGACGGCGGTAGTGACgatgtatttgaagaaaacatcGATATATTGAACCAAACGAATCGTCACCTATCAACATCATCTTTCGATAACGCAGCTAGAACTTCGCATTCGACCGAATTTGAGAATTTATCGGTGTCTCTTACTCGATTGCCAGCTCCTCTTAAGAGTGCGCTGAAGAGCCCCGACGAAGGTCTACCACCGGCGAAAAAATTAAGTTACACCGAAGAAGACAGTACCGGTGAAAAGAAAACCGTTGGTTTTCGGTTTCCTGAGCCAAAAACGTATCAACTTCAACAACCGAAACCTAGCGAAGCTGATCCATCAGTAGATAGCATTTTGGCAACTCTCCGTCAGAACTCTCTTATGGCCGATCTCAACCTACGCGATCTGATTCCACCGCAAAACCGACCATCAATACTACCGATTGGCGAAAATGACTCGAGTTCTACGTCGACTTCAACTGACGTCACCGCTACCACTTTGAGTTCAACGTTTGCTCCATCAGCAACGGCAACTCAATCCACCGACGCGATGCAGGTTGATAATGTTACCGATAATAACGCCGAAAAATCCGTCCCACCAGCTCCATTAGCTGATGAAAATGAACCAGCTGCTCAAGCCGCCGCTGCTGCTGTTCCCGTCGCTCCCGTCGTTCTTCCACCACCACAACCAGCATACGTAACGGCAAAGTTCCCTCGATTAAATTACGCTGAAATCGACGGTATTCAGACGTTTTGTCCTGAATTGATAGACGATGATGAGATCCTCGAATGTCGCCTTCAACCGTATGTTCCTGAAGAATGGCCTAATACTTACCAACCGTACGTATTTCAATGGGATCCAACCGATCGAGATTTCGAACATCTTGCCATCGATCTTTGGGAAGCATTGATACGTGGAACATACGTCCATTACAAAATCGTTGTTCCAAGATTCGAGTATTACGATAAAAGGCAATCATTCGAATGGCCAAGAATCGATATTGAGGCGGTTACTTGGCGAAATCATCTGAACTTGGTCCGCTCAACTTATCGTGACGAGGTTTATCCACGTGAGCACGTTTTTCGTCCCAGATGGTCATACCAAAATCAGACCAACATGAAACACCTCGTCACCGTTCTTGGAAAAATCGCCAACGATTATGTCGAGATAATCATTGACCCGACACTCCAGGTGTCTCTGATTAACACCGCCGCACTCGAGTTTTTCGATAAGAACGTGTCATTCGATTTTGAGTTCCTTCGTCATCCTAAGGTCATTTATGTGCCATGGAAGGACGAGTTCCGGCTAGTGGTACGACGAAAGGTAAACGTACCTTTAAAATTGACTCCCGGTATCGATCGCAACAAAAACGATGTCCATTGGTTCCCTTGCTATGTGGCTAATTTCAAGACTACGAAAAAAGTAGAAGCACATCACGGTACAGTAATCCTGGGTGTACGAGACATCGGTCCATTGATCAAAAGTTACGATCCTGTCGCTGTTTCAATCAATCTTCGAGGACCGCCGGGAATCCCCTATTCGAGAACGGTCAGGTGTAAGGAGAAGGTACCGCGAGTTCGGATGATCGGTCTCCTCAGAAGCCTTCGTGCAATGGATCGTTTCAAGGTACGAGATAACTTCTACCCGGTGGAAGAATACCTGATAAAAAAgacgagtaaaaaataa